The DNA window TAATCCTCACTCGTCTCCTTGTCAGACACCAGGTCCCAGCCCAGCAGTTCCTCCTTAGCAGAGATCCCGGATTACTTGCGGTAAGAGAGTTTGGCACTAGCTACCACAGTATCATATCATCACCCTGAGTTTGCCACTACCTACCACACACCATCATCCTGATGATTTGGGCAAtttggcccagtcccacagcatTGGACAGGCTGAGACCAAACTGCCTGTCCAGCctccagtggcagcagcagcaaaggttGCAAGCCAGGTCCCGGGCACAGCAGCGTGACAGCCCTGTGTGCTCACTGCCGCTCATGCTGAGGGCACTGGCAAGACAACATAGCATGGCCaggcccctgccctgccaccagcaAGGGCTCTACTGCAGTGCTCTTGAAGACACGGAAAAGAAGCCTTTTCTCCTCGTTGTGGCAGAAAATACCATACCATCCGCTCAGCAGAGCAATGCAGATCTTACGAGGCAGCGTTCAGCGCAGACTATGCTGAGTACCGCTATCTGCATGCTCGCATTGGTAGTGTGAGCCAGAAATTCATTCAACTGGGAGCTAGAATGAAGACATTGAAGCAAGGAACAGAGGAGCGCAAGGCAAGCAGTAGACCTGGGCCACGGGTGatgcagctgtgctgtttctGCTCATCTCCTGCTTTTGGCTTTCAGGCACTTGAAGCTAAGATTTTGTATGAATACAGCCACTTCAAGAAGGTAAGGCTGCGTGCCCAACAGGTACTGGGGTCCCTCCAGGAGCTGATCtttgtgtgtggttttattttttttgttgttgttcttttttttgtttttgttttttgttttcctttcagagttATCCTAGTTACCAGCAGGAGAAGAACCGCTGTGAATACCTGCACCAGAAGCTCTCCCACATCAAAAATCTGATTCTACAGTttgaagaaagaggaagctCCTAAGCACACCACTGCTGGGattcctttcctatttttttttttttttttttttttttttgcttctcaggACCTGTTCTTCCTGGAACAGGGGAAGAGTTGGAAAAATTAGGTCCCCAAAAATGCATTAGACTGAGGGTGATGTTGAAGAATGTCCCACAGCCCAGGGGTAGCTGCCAGGTTGCTGTAGAAACAAGCTGCCTCAGCTGCCTGCCGTGCTGCATTGCCAGATGTGAAATGTTTGTCTACTCTGCAACAAAGCACCTGGCCAGGACACAGGCAGTAACACTCACCAAGAGCAGGCTCTCAGCCATGCTCTTAGAAGAATGTCACCTGTGCTCAGTACCTGGCTGCCACCGGTTCTGAAGTCAGACTAGACCAGATGACAAGGATGGGAAAAGCTGCTTCTTACCCAGAGCAGGACAGCACTTTGTCCATTAGGGAACCAGCACTCCAGTGTGGTTTTACAGAAGATAAATAGGGCTTGTTATAGTCCCATTTCTTGCATTAGTGTCTGGATCTGCAGCCAGCTTCAGGGATCCTACCAGCTTGAGGTGCAAGGGGGTCAGATTTTGCTCTAGGACACCACCAAAATGGGGCCTTGATACCTGTGCTTGGACACAGACCACTTGGCAGCCATCAGCGGAGTAGAGAAGGTAGATGTGGTTTAGTATACTGATGTAGTAGAAATTCTTGTATTTCAGAACTGCATAGCTGCTGTAGCCAGAAAACTATGTGCTAAGTGTTGTACGATCTACTGTACCTGGAAGATTtcagcaacaataaaaaactgGTACACTGCCTTTTGGAAGTGTGGGGGAGGAAACCACAAAGCAAGCACTAGTTCTTACCATGGTAATTGCTGCACCTTAGTAATACCTCATAAGTCTGCTGTTCCTTGTTCCAATCCACACAGATCCTGAGAAACTCATATCCAGGGCAACAGCCTATCTTTGTTCACCCACCACAGCACTCCTGACCTTTCCAATCAGCACATTCTGGGACAGGGAAAGTTAGGACTGCTTGTACCACGACAGTCAGTCACAGCCCACACCATCTGACTGGAGAATAGGATTGCATTCCTCTCCTGGAGAAAGGCATTGCTACAGTCTgctttctaccaaaaaaaataatcttacaaTTAAGTGGTCTTAATTAACTGTCTTAACCACACACAAAGTACAGACAACAGATCTTCAACAAGCCTACTGGCTGTGAAAAACACCATCACTGGCTTTACCTGTGTTTGGGTAGTATGGTGTTACTAGTGCTCCTCCCCTACACTcaattaattttgcaaaatttaaaagcttacttaatgctgctgctggtaTGCTGCTGATCAAACCTGATGACATACTGCTCTGTAAGTCTGCATGTCTAGATCCAGCAGTCACATTAAGTACTATGTACCTCTAAAGTCACCAAAGCAGCATTACTGCCCTACCAGGCAACATGCAGACAGCAAAAGCATTTATGAACAGGGTCCCTGAACCCTAAatctgcacagctgcagcacctgcagcacaaCCCATTGGGGCAGTTGCTGTTACTATACTCTGGGAGGACTCCATATCTGGACAAAGAGATAAACAGCCTAAAGGCTCTGAAGTAAACTAGACTCACAGTAGGAAGGTGCTGActagagagcagcagcagcctgatgCTGTGTTTGAGAGATCTCCATATGACAGAGACACCTTGGTTTAAGGGGGTCATTTTATTGTTTCACTTCTccaaatgtacaaaaaaaattagaaaataaccCTACTCCCACCCCCTcccaaaccacaaaacaaaccagtCTGGGGAGCCCCACAACAGTGCAGCTAAGAGACGGCAGGAAATTAAACAGAACTAGATACAGCAGCTGGGGCCCCTCAGCCCACATGGTCACTGGCTCTTCACAACCCAGAACTGGCCCCAGTCTGCCCAGTGCTTCCCCAATTCACACAGAGCTCATCCTGACAAGATGGTGAGTGGGTACTTTACAAATcctcctttgctttcttcttggaTTTCTTGGTTTTatcttcctcctgcagcacaggagtGCTGGTTGCCTCCCGCTTCAAGTAGCTGATGAAGTCACTCACCTCTCTGCCACCCTGCAGGAAGCACAAGACAGTAAGGCAGAGCCTGATCTCCCCACGGACTTCCCTCTGCTGGgttgtgtgtgtgggggtggtGTTCAGGTGCCAGGCAGGAGACCAAAGCAACTGTAAGCAGAGCTCTCCCCTGTGAATCTGTAGCATGCAGCAGAACATTCCCAGCAGGTACCACCAGGTGTGTTCCCAGGGTAACCGGACAGAGTGCCAGGCACAACTCCAGAGAGACTCCGCATTATTTGGACACTTGGATTctactttatcttttttttttttttttacgaagccccaggagaagaaaaacactcaCCTCATACTTCTTTGGACTCTGCTTCTTGCCAGCTGGAGCAAAATAAATGGtgggaaagctggggaaatAGAATAGATGCCTGAGCTCAGGATGTGCTATTTTCTTCAGGCTCTGTCCTTCCAGACTATCAGGCCAACACTCACTGTGGGAACTCGCACCCTGCATTGCTCTGGTTTAGCATGGCAACAGCTTCACCAGCTCTTATGCCAGAAGGTATGACCTCCAAAAGCCTGGTCCTGTCTGCACAGCTGGCTGACCACAACTATGACCAGTTTTGCAAGCTGAACAGTTTTCATAAAAGCAACTCCAGTGTTGTTCTTACGCTGCCGAGACCAGAATCATAGCAGATTCTAAAGCAAAGGAAGGGGTTCAGTGAGACAGGTCTTTAAGCATGGCCAGGACACCAGAATCCCAGAGGAGAGTGACAGATCTGTGTAGTTTTTATCCCACATGACTTCTTCACACTAAGCAAATGCCTAACAGTTGTATGCCAGTTGCCCCTGAGCTCCCATCCACCCCAGGAAACACTTTCAGCTCTTCTGTAGGGACTGCTGGTCAGAGACAGAAGCCTGAACTGGTCCACTGATGCAGTGCTATAATGGCAATAACACCTACCCTCTGACTTCATATGGAGAAGGCACATCGTTGGCTGTAGCATCCATTTTGGCAATGACAATATTGGGGTCTTTACTGAGCTGTTAGTAGAAAGAGCATATTAATAACCAATCTGTAGTAGTTAACACCAGGAACTAAACAATCAGCAAAGACAGTGATGTCAGGACAGTACACACTGTACACAAAAAGATCAGCaaatttctgtgcagttttcttctgcctcaACAGGGGCACAAGAAGAAAGTCCCTCCTTATTCAGCTGTATGCAGCATACAACTCCCAAAGGTACCTGCTGAATTTGTCTGGTATAACTTCTGGGGAATGCTGACCCCGGAGAAACCACCTACCTTCAATCTTTTAGATGTAGGAAAGGTGCCTGACAATCAAATAGGAAAACACTGGTCGGATCTGAGAAAATAGCTGTATTTACTCCACTACTGAAAATACACAGGGCAGTGTTATCCTTCACCAGACAAGAGACTATAATCGTTCAGAGGGAAAGGACCTAAAAGAGGAACTTCGCCAATTGAGGACAGTCACTGAATCAGGGAATATTTACTTGCCAGAGCAAAAAGAGCAAGCTAAACCTAACAGCGTGGTTGCTACCATGCTCCAGATCCTGCTAATACACTTCCGCATTCACAGGCAATGCCAAGCAAAGTCCTCAAGAAGGCATAATCATGCCCTGTTATCATAAAGGCTAGACAGACAGAACCTGCAGGATTGTTTAGCGCTGCAAAGTTCTAGTTTACACTTGCAACAGAGTCCTAGGACCTACCTTCTCCCCCAGTTCTTTGTATTTGGGCTCCAGATTCTTGCAATGGCCACACCAAGGTGCATAAAACTCTATCAGGACGTCTTTGTCTTCTGCATTAACAATTTCATCAAAGTTCTCAGCAACCACCACCTGACAGAGTTTGATCAGACAAGTTAGTTTTTTTGTAAGTCAGCGGTGAGGTAACATGACATACTCCATATACTATGCCCCAGGAAGCCTGGCTCTCCCACAGCAGGATTCACACCACACCTACACAGCAAGCATCAAAATGACCAAACACACAGCCCTTCACCAAGCTGTAACATCTTTAACTTGCAGGCAAAAGACGTAAGATACTGGCACCACCTGCAGGTGAGGTTTGGACCTGGTAACATTGCAGGAGGATGGTAAAATCGCTAATTTTTAATTCCACTAGTTCCAGACTGAAAAATGAGCTTAGCCAGACTGGCCAGGGCATCCccatgcacacaaaaaaaaacgtGCCCTTCATTCCCTTGTAACACCCGCATCATAAAGCCAAACCATGGGAATACTTTCTTTCAGGGCAGAATTTAGTGGGATGAATGTACAGTAGGAATTATACCATTCCCCTAAGCTGATGAGATGAACATGTAACTTTTTAGGAACGGTGCAGTTGTGACCAGCTCGAAAGCCATGCCATGGGGGAGCACAAGTCAAAACAGCAGGCCTCTGCAGAATCCCCGTAAATTGTGATGATTTCACACTTGGAGGACAAATCACTAGTGTGCTCAAGCAGCAGTTACTGTGCTGACAGAACAGTATGGAATCAAAACTGCAAGCTGCATTTCCCCCTTGCCTCAGAAAACTGCAACATAAAAAGGAGTGAATTCTTTTTCTATCTATCACAGGATAGGCTTCTCAAGATGCCACAACACAGCATTCACAGTATGGGATACTGGCATATGACTGGAAGCTGCCGCTGAAGTGTTCTCCAGCCACTAGTAGGAGCTGCTGCTACCCTTGATACAGCACTCACCTTCACAGGACCATCATTGCTTTCAGGGACAGGCTCTgatttcagatacttttttaaatttccatcGAAGTAATCTTGCAGGAATCTCTCCAGAGCCTTTCCATCACGGCTGAAAGCAAAGTGACATTTTACAGCCACCATGACACATACAGGATGAGAGACAAAAACTTTCAAGGCTGAAATAAGCTCCTTCCACCCACATAACAGATGCTACTTGCATCTGTGAGAGCACCAGTCTGGGGCCAACTTAGAAGACCCAAGAACAAGCACAAGAGAAACCACTAGAGTTTTGACAGGAGGCTGGATGCATACCCCATTCAAGGTTTTAGGCCTTCCAACACCCttaagtttcttcttttctcaataAAAAAAGGTATAACCATTCCCACCTGTACCCTTTAATACATCTTAATTCCTAACCAGACATTAAATAACTTGAATTTAATTCTGTACCTTTGTATAAAAACAGGGGGGCTGGGAAGCTCTCTGGAGGGTAGGAAAGCACACCTGACAACTAAGGTATTTTGACCCAGCAGTCATTTCTTCCATCAGGAAGATCcagttttcctgtttcctcCAAGCTAATGAAGTATGATCTGGTCACAGACCCCCAGACAAAAGTCTATCAACAGAGAGGCAACATTGCTAAGTTCAAAAACTTACGAGAATTCTTCCTGCATGACATATTTATCTCCTTTAGCTGTTCTGATGGCAACAACAGGAGCCTCACCCACGCTGCTGTCTAGACCAAATTCTGACAGCTCATGGCCAAAGGTTTTCCGGCTAGCAACAGCAAATGACAGTTTGTGGCCAGCATCCAAGAACTTCTTTGCAATCATCATAactctgaggagaaaaaaaacaacagaaaacaaagatgattCCCTGGAACATTATTTTCTACATGACATAACACCTTTCAAGTTGAGGCACACACTGGACAAGGGATTCAGTGGTGTGAAGTGATACATTCAGCATAGGTAAGTCCTACAGAAGTGGCGTTGAGAAGCAGAGTAAGCAAGCAAGCTTGTGTTTATTCTGAATGAAGCCTGTGCAAATGTCAGGTGCATTCATCTTTTAACCATCAGCTTGATCACTAAGGTCTAAGGCAGTGgtgaataagaaaaacagaataccATATAACCTTACCAAGGAAATTTCAGTTTAAGGTCAAGGGACTAGAGATCCAAAAGCAAATATGGTGAGGTTCCAAATGATAAATGCCTTTGGTTCTGCAGACAGCAACCAGCCTGGTAGTTTTGATTAGAAACCCACCTGGAATTTTTCTGAGAGAGAATAATTCCCATACGAACAGTTTTAAGAAACTCTGTAAATGGAACTCTGGAACAGCACTAACACAGGGACCAAATAAGAGAAGCAGATGAACACCACCCCGGCCACTGCGTACCTGTTACGCCAGTAGTTGGAGCCCTTTGCATTCTTCTCATAGTCCACATCATAGTATGCCACCAGCAAGTCCTTCCCCTGGATCAAGTCTTTGTTGTCTTCAGTCATGTGTGGACAGATGCCAAAGCTATCAATGAAAAAGAGGTTAGCAGCTTTGATTTCACTGTCCAAAACCTTGTCTTGATACAGTACACTCCTGTTTCACACTCAAGAATGTTCAGTAAGCAGTAAGACCCAAGTAAGAAACACTTTGCCCATTCATGTACCAAGTCAAATCTCCATCTCTAGCCACAACGTCAGTTAACATATCTGGCCTAATTAAAGCCAAATTTGGCATACTTCTCAGGAAGttcactattttttaaatacaagtatAGTTGCTAGATTATGGAGTAGATGCCAACAACCATGCCAGGatttccagaaagaaaggagatatCCCAAAGGACACAGTGCCTGAAAGACAGCTCTTACGGAAACTAaacaggaagcagcagcaatgccaggTAGAGAAAAAATGAGTTCTGACAGGTCTGAATCCAGTTCCAGATAGATGCATCTATCATGTTCTCCAGTAAGGAAACACTCACATGTTCTCCTGGAtaaatttcttgatttttccaCTGGtgattttgtcttctgtgtacTTGACAGTGCTGTCCTCAAACTTGTTCGTGAGCCGTGAAGGACGGAACAAGACTATACCCCTGAGGGGAAGCAGATATCATGAATTAGTTTAAAGTGTCCCTAAGCTTCCAAAGGGCAGCAGCTAGAGGAAGCAAAAACCTGATCTCCAGTGACTACCCCCATTCGATGTTCATAGATGCAGCAAGACTGGCTAGTTTCTCGGTGGCACTATTGCATTATATCTACCTGTCAGGCTGTTTTCCATTATTCAGACAGGACACGGCCTTCTACAGTGAGAAACTATAAAGAACGTAGCAAGCAATGGGGAGGCAAAACACCTCTGCTGAGACATTTCCCACCTGGAGGCAAACACTAACTCTCCACATCCTGCAACTCTCAATTCCAGACATTTAACTACCTacgtatacacacacacacctggcATTTGGAAAAGCAACAATACCTTAAACTATGTTCAGAAGCTTAATCCAGTTAAGAACTGGAATCCATGAATTTGTTCCAGATGTCTCAATAACAAGAAATCTTTACATTAAACAACTTACTCTCCATCTTCCTCATACTTCTGCACCAACTGCTCCTCACTGGTGTGTGCAAAACGGTAGTTATCTCTTAAGTTGTTGGCAGCTTTCATGAATTCAGAATAAGCATCACCAGATGCGTCTCCAAAGAAGCCTGCAGCAGAAAGACAGATGGTGACCCCAAACCAACTCAGCAACAGTTATTGTGCAGCTCTCATCATTTATCTTTACAATGCATTGAAAGATGTCTTCTGAATCAAGTCCTCCAATGCATGTCCAGGCCCGTCTTTGACAGCTTCTCTCCCATTTTTAGTGAAACATTCCCTCCCTTCCATCAGCGGGAAGTTACTCAAGAATTAGTCATTCATCTAAAAGAAAGATGTCCTCTGAGCATTTCTATTCACAACCACACGAGACACTGCTAGTGGTAACAACAGCCAATGGTACTTAAGGTCAGGACTGCTGATCAATACTCATTCTGATCTAGACAAAGAAAAACTGCTATTGCCACTTGTAAACCATGATCAGCTCATACAATGCTGACAAATACCACCCTAGTGTACcttctagaaaacaaaagctacCTCTTGTCAGTCAGCCAAAAGAGCaacaagcttaaaaaaacaacaaacactaCAGTGCCAAGAAGTCTGAAAGACAGTCaaagaatcaaaagaaaaaaagttggaaCGAATCCCCAGAGGTCACCAAGTTCAATCTCTTGCTCAAAGCAGAACCAGCTTCAAGGACAGGTCAGATTGCTCAGAGCTTTGACCaactcagttttgaaaaatttccAAGACTGAAAGCTTCAAAACCTCTCCGGGCACACGTTCTAGTGCTTTTTCACTCTTGCCATGAAAAACTTTTTTGCTCACATCCAGCTGCTACTTCCCTTGCTACAGTCTGATAGTGCCTCTCATCCTTTCACTGTATATTCCCAGCAGATTTTCCAGAGCCAAGCGTCCACTCATTTCAGTGCTGCACTGATTCTACTCACCCACTACAGAAGCATCTTTATCACCGATGAATTTCTCAAAATCAGCCACAGAACTGAGAGCCACTGAAGCAGGTCCTGCCTGTTTCTTGAGATGACTGACAATTccatcttaaaagaaaaacgAAATGATTAAAGGGATGAATACAAAGttctaaaagacatttttcaagcttcctaaaacaaaagctgtttctccAGAATCCACACACCTGGTGCCACGTGATAAATACGATATGAATTGAAAGACTGTCATCAGCACTTTCTCTTAAGTATTTCCATGCCATCACATTGAAAACTAATCTAAGAAAGGCAGAGCTTTTCGGAGCATTGCCCTTACAAAAAGGATCTTTTTCAATGCTCTCATACCAGGAGCCGCATGGTACGCCTATTGGGTGTACCAGAAAGCTGTACTGGTTAAAATAATGCATTCCAAGAAAGCTCATCAAGACAAACACAGAACACCCTCTCACTTGTGCAAAACCACTTCAGAGATTAATTACCATGGAACAAGAAGTTATCTGTATGAGGTCTTCCCCTCAAGCATGTTCTGCATACCACCCATCAAGGGTGCTATGGCTGAAAGACAATTTAGAAACCTTCACCTTTAGAAGAGCTTTAAGCATCCAGGACTTTCACAGCACAAAGAGTTCTGGGAGGGGCAATGTGTACGTGTAGGCGGGATTCTTCTTTGTATCTCTCAGTACATTTAACGTCCCCGATACAAGCCTATTCAGTGTGGGCCTGCCTTCCAGCACTATTTCAGCAAGTGAGATGCTGAGACTAACAAGCTCTTACCCGCTGTCCTGGGCCCATCATAGGTTCCTGCCTCTTCTCCGTCTCGAAAAATCTTCAAGGTGGGATATCCACTGACTCCATACTTGTTACAGGTGTTTGAATTTGCTGTGCAGTCAAcctaaagaaatagaaatattgcCGCTCAGCGACCTAGCAACCTGTATACCCaagcaaaagcagctttgcCATTACCCACACCGTCACACAAATTGGAAGTTTGATGGCTGGAAAGCTCTCACATGCTTTTAACCAAGGCTGGATTCCTTCCACGCAAAATGCAAGGATCTGAGAAGCATCTTTGTGACTGACATGTAGAAGATTAGAACCCAGGCCTAGCACCCAACCAAGCGGTCCAATGGGGACTCATTACACAGACTACCACTGAGAAATCAGTAACAGGGAAGGATGTAATGGGTGTTACAGCACAGAGGTAATAAAAGacccagaaaaatatttgacgAAATACTGGAAAGATTAAATAATTGTAGGTTTGACACGACTACacgccaaaaaaaaatttgagaAAGAGTAGATTTTTGCAATCAATGACAGGCTTAACAGGAATTGACCATTCTTAGCACATTACCAACCCTAACGGTTCCTGCCATGCCTGAAGCAAACAGGAGCCCATAGCACTTCCCACAAAGGAACAGGAAGACCCTCATTTAACAAAACTACGCAAGTTTTCTGGCAGAAAACTCTTGAAGAACGTCCCTTACTTTGTAAGTCACGGGACAACACCGTGACTACATCGCACACTAATTCTTGGACTAGGACCACGCAGCTCACAGGAGGTTTCTTCCTCCCAGCCTGTCTTCCTCCCAGCCTGGGAGAGGCCCTCCCTCAGGCAGCGGCACACACCCTTTTCACACTCTGCAGGCCAACCGAACGGGCCACAGCCCTCACAGACTTCAGCTTCCCGACCGCTCCCTGGCGCTCGAGCCCTCAAAGCggagcagcctggcagggcTCCCAGGGGCCACGGAAGGCCAGGCGCGTGCACGGGCAGAGGCTACCGGAGGGCTCCACCACCGACGCCTTTATTTGACCAAAGTCTGTCCGGGAGCCTCCCGCAGGTCAGCGCCCCCCCGGCTCGAGCCGCCGCGGCCGAGTCCCCACCTTGACGAGCGGCACGATGCCCTTCAGCCGGGTCGCCGCCGACTCGTACTCCGGCGCCAGCCGCTTGCAGTGCCCGCACCTGGGAAGACGGAGGAGTTAGGCCCTCGGGGAAGCCCCagcccgccccgtcccgcccccgcccctcccgcccGCGCCAGACgccccccgggcccggcccggcccggccccgccccgccgccccccaccGCCCCTCACCAGGGCGCGAAGAACTCCACGAGAACCAGCCCCGGGCGCTCGGCCAGGCCGCTCTCGAAATCGGCGTCGCTGAGCTCCACCACGTCGGaggcgcggccgggccgggcggcgagggcgagcagcagcagcagcgcggcgggcggcggccggggcgcggacatggcggcggcggccggggctgcgctccctgctcggcggcggcggcgggggaaCAGGCACCGGGGGCCGCGGACCGGAAGTCCCGCCTCGCCAGCCGGATCTGCCGTGTGGCAGCTCCCGGTTGGGCGCCGTGCCGCGCGTCACGCGAGCCGCGGCCAATGGGCTACGGCGCGGGGCGGTTGGGGAGCcgcggcggccccgccccggccgcgGGGTCTCGGCGCCGGCAGGGCCTCagcgggggcggggccggggccggggccgcccgtCCCGGTGCGGCCGCGCAGGGGAGGGGCCCTTGGGGCCCGGGGCCCGCCGGGGCTGCGGCGTTgtcccggggccgccccgccgctgGAGCCCAGCGCGGCGCCCGCCCCGTCCCGcagcgccgggccccgccgccacgCCCGGCTCTGAGCCGCCGCGCGCGCTCCGAGCCTGCCGGGCCCCCGGCGGCGGGTCGGGGACGCGGCCGTGCCCCGGCAGGGGTGGCACTCGCGAGGGACTTCGCTCCTTTAACGGCCGTGGCCGTGGGAGGCGCTGCGGCGCGTTGAGGCCCCGGTGTTGTCGCCCAGTAACCCCTGCCAGCGCCACCGAGGGCGCTGctcccgcccgccgcgccgGGCAGGTGGCGGTCCCCCGCCGCAGGCTCCCCGCACGCTCACGGCAGGCGCGGTGCGAGGCGCCGGCAGCTCCGCTCCCACCGCCGCCCACCCACCGCGACCCCCGGCCTCCCGGGGCAGCGCTGCCGCAGCGCCCGGCAGGGAGCAGCGCTCCCGGCCCCCGGCACCGAGGCGCTCCCAGCCGGCCCCGGCTGCGGGCCTCTCCCAGCCCCGCGGCGCGCAGCGGCGATTTGTGCTGCTCAGCCGCTGGGCGGGAGCGCGGTCCTCGCTGCTGGGCCGCCTGCGGAGGCGCTCGGTGCCCCCGGCAGCCCTGAGCTgcgtggggagcagggggagcggggcgccGCCTGCCCCGTTACCGCGGGGCCGGCAGGAGGCGCCGCCGCCCTTGTCGCGGGCTCCCCGGTACCGCTGGGCGCCGTGCGGCCCAGGGGGCCGGCGCCGAGCCCAGGAGGAGGTCGAGCCCCCTCCGCCGCGGCCCCGCCTGccctccccggccccgagcGGACCGGCCCCCGGCATCAATAATGCAGTAACGCAACGGCCCGGGCATTGTCTGCGGTGCGGGGGCGAGCGGGCAGCCGGGCCTCGGGTTACAGGCCCGGAGGGAAGGCTGCCGGAGTCGGCCGTGCGGCGCCAGGCGCTCCCCGACGGCAGGAACGGCGTgagcgggccggggccgggcgggctgCGGCACAGCTCCGCCTCAGGGGGCTCCGGGGCCGCCGCTGTCggggggagggctgggagctgcacagAGGGCGAGAGTGGCCGGGCTGGAGCCGGGCACCGCGGGCAGCCCTGCGGCAGCCAGGCCTCGCCCGCCGGTCCCTCCTTCGCTCAGCTCGGAGCAGCCCCGACAGTCCCGGTGCAAGGTGAGCCCGGGCCGGTCTCGTCCCACCCAGGCGCAGGTAGCGGTCGGGTTGCAGGAAGGGATCGAGTGATCTCCAGCGGCTGCTTCTGCCCCCGCTTCGTGTCTCCCGGCTCGTCCGCACGGCGCGGCCGAGCCCgagcccccgcccccgccggcTCCCGGCGCGGGGGCTGCCGCGGGGCACGGGGATGGCGGATTCCCGTCCCGGCGTcgcgctggggctgctgctgctgctgcgggctcCCGGCGCCGGTGGGTGAGCGCAGACCGCGCTGAGACGGGGCCGTGCCCGGGACCCGTCCCGCACCTTCGACCCCTGTCCCGCGTGGGAGCCCATCCCCTGGTGCTGGGCGTGAAGGGCCGGGCTGACCCCACGCGCGGGGCTTTGTGTGCCGGCAGCTCTGGGAACGTGCGCGGTGACGCGGCGCGGGGCGAGGGACGGGGCACGAGGCCGGCACGGACACGGTCCCACGCGCAGATCCGCACGGGGGCCGCGACCTCCGGGcaaggctgcagcccagccGGCCAACTcggccctgcctgccctgcaggagctgtcCCGGGACGGAACGGCTCCGTGCCCCGAGACCTCGCGGCCGTCTCCAAGTCCCGGGCCCGGCCGCTATCGCAGCGCGCCGTCCCGGTCGCCCCACGAGTTGGAGCGCGGCAGCACGGGGAGGCGCCGGGCCCCAGGCAGAGCCCGCCGGAGGCCGCGGGGGTCCCACGGGTGGCGAGCTCAGGGACTGCCG is part of the Cygnus atratus isolate AKBS03 ecotype Queensland, Australia chromosome 11, CAtr_DNAZoo_HiC_assembly, whole genome shotgun sequence genome and encodes:
- the PDIA3 gene encoding protein disulfide-isomerase A3, with protein sequence MSAPRPPPAALLLLLALAARPGRASDVVELSDADFESGLAERPGLVLVEFFAPWCGHCKRLAPEYESAATRLKGIVPLVKVDCTANSNTCNKYGVSGYPTLKIFRDGEEAGTYDGPRTADGIVSHLKKQAGPASVALSSVADFEKFIGDKDASVVGFFGDASGDAYSEFMKAANNLRDNYRFAHTSEEQLVQKYEEDGEGIVLFRPSRLTNKFEDSTVKYTEDKITSGKIKKFIQENIFGICPHMTEDNKDLIQGKDLLVAYYDVDYEKNAKGSNYWRNRVMMIAKKFLDAGHKLSFAVASRKTFGHELSEFGLDSSVGEAPVVAIRTAKGDKYVMQEEFSRDGKALERFLQDYFDGNLKKYLKSEPVPESNDGPVKVVVAENFDEIVNAEDKDVLIEFYAPWCGHCKNLEPKYKELGEKLSKDPNIVIAKMDATANDVPSPYEVRGFPTIYFAPAGKKQSPKKYEGGREVSDFISYLKREATSTPVLQEEDKTKKSKKKAKEDL